From the genome of Pelosinus fermentans DSM 17108:
GGAGCTCTTGACGCTTTTACGCGAATGAACATGCAAGATGAACTCATTCGTATTTGGAAGGAGCGAGGTACGACCATGATCATGGTAACCCATGATGTAGATGAAGCGATCTATTTATCCGACCGCGTAATTGTCATGACACCAAGACCAGCCAAAATCGAAAGATGTATTGAAGTACAGCTTGCAAGACCGCGGGCGCGGAACAATCCGGAGTTTCTTAGCTTACGTTCAAAAATACTGGAAATTTTACATTTTACAGGGACTGTAACAGAGCCTAATTATTATTTATAAGGGAGATATGTTAATGAAAAAGAAGATTGCAATTATTTTAGTCGCTGTAGTATCAATCGTATTGACACTTGCAGGTTGCGGAGAAAAACCTGCAGCGGTTAAAAGCGATGATTATGTTTTAAAGATTGGTTATAGTGGCAGCCTATGCGAGGCTCCGTTGCATATGGCCATTGAGAAAGGCTTTTTTGAAGCAGAAGGTTTGAAGGTTGATGTGACCAAGCTAGCGCCAGGCACAGCCTTTGAGGCTGTTACGGCAGGAAAGACAGAAGCAGGCTTTGGACTGCTTGCCAGTTTGGTTCAGCCGCTTTCTAATGGATTGCCAATCAAAATTACTTCCGGCTTGCATACAGGATGCGATAAGGTGCTTGCTCCTAACAATTCCGGCATTAATTCCCTTGCAGATTTAAGAGGCAAACGAATCGGGGTTCCTAGCATGAACAGCAGCCCTATCATTTTTGCAAAACGTGCCCTTGCAGATGCAGGTGTTGGCGTGAGTGAAAAGAATATGGAAGTGGAATTCATTGTATTCAGTGCAACTGACTTACCTCTTGCTTTGAAAAATGGTGCAGTTGATGCACTTGCAATGAACGACCCGACAGCTTCTATTACGCAAAAAGAGTATGATTTAAAAAGTATCGTTGATTCTGCAGTTAATGCGCCATATAAAGATCAATATTGCTGCTCTGCTTATGTTCGTGACAGTATAGCAAGCGAGCATCCTGAGGTTGCTGCAAAATATACCCGTGCTATGCAAAAAGCAAGTGCATGGATACAGAAGAATCCAGATGAGACTGCAAAAATTCAGGTTGACAAGAAATGGGTTGCAGGTGATGCTGCATTCAATGCAAGCGTATTAAAAACCTATAATTTCATTCCATCTGTTAGTGGAGCATACGATGCTTTTGGTATTACTGCAAAACAATTGCAAGAAGTTGGCATGCTTGATAAGAACGTCGATGCTGATGCCTTGCAAAAGAAAAGCTTTATTAAATTTAAAGATGTACCAGATGTAGTTCAATAGTTCAATTACCTGATTTTAAAGATGATTGTATCTGCTATGCAATCGAATAAATTAAAGGCCAGAGACTTTTTTGATGAAAGCTCTGACCTTTAATTATATTCGTTATGACCTGTCTGCTTACTAAAAGATGTGAATATAATACATTCTCTTATATTGAACTTCGTTTAGATATCAGATGTAATGAAAAAATACTGGATAAGTTGAAAAGATGTTGACGTAGTTTAATTCTTGTGTTATGCTATTTTAAACATAATAATTGCTGATCAGGATAACTGAAGGCTAAAGGCATCTCTATAACGGAGATT
Proteins encoded in this window:
- a CDS encoding ABC transporter substrate-binding protein → MKKKIAIILVAVVSIVLTLAGCGEKPAAVKSDDYVLKIGYSGSLCEAPLHMAIEKGFFEAEGLKVDVTKLAPGTAFEAVTAGKTEAGFGLLASLVQPLSNGLPIKITSGLHTGCDKVLAPNNSGINSLADLRGKRIGVPSMNSSPIIFAKRALADAGVGVSEKNMEVEFIVFSATDLPLALKNGAVDALAMNDPTASITQKEYDLKSIVDSAVNAPYKDQYCCSAYVRDSIASEHPEVAAKYTRAMQKASAWIQKNPDETAKIQVDKKWVAGDAAFNASVLKTYNFIPSVSGAYDAFGITAKQLQEVGMLDKNVDADALQKKSFIKFKDVPDVVQ